Below is a genomic region from Tripterygium wilfordii isolate XIE 37 chromosome 12, ASM1340144v1, whole genome shotgun sequence.
ctaaaacaaCTCTACTTGAAAATTGAAGTAGGAAAAGAACATGAAGTTTGCAGCGACTAGTATGCCTAGTTCTTccaaattaaaagagagaactccctgctaagaacaatatatCACATTGGTTGGTAAGTCCCAACCGAATGGTATATATGACCAAGTCCACCCTTTACTTAACAACAAAGCCTTTTCTTAAGCCTAATGAGTTTCGACTGTCACCCATAGTAGCTCGCATCCATGTGAATTTAATaactcaaaacggacaatattgttgatgaagGTGTGGATTTATGATACACCCATCACAAAGTGAGCAAAAATAATTTACTGTTCCCTATTTGTTTTATATATCAAATATTTCTCCAAATTGCCTATTCTCAAATCAATTAAATCACCATCTTAATACCCCTGGTGATGCATTCAAGGCaacttaattaatttaaaatttaaaataacatTATTACTTTGATTCTCAAACAATGACATCACTGCCtatatatacacgtatataACTTCCATGGACACATCACTATATAGATGGTTAGGAAAGCAACATCgttaaacttttttttatttattttctgaaaCGTATTTAACAATCATAGACAAAAGCACTCtataatttgttattttctggaaaaagaaaacatatttttataaatttgttGTATACCTCATGAGTTTGTGGCTACTAtagatataataataaaaaaaactggcTTTAATTAATAGATATATTCACTCGAATATGCGTATTGTGAGATGAGATAATATGGTTCTTCTTATGAAAAGAATTAAGAGTCCCTACATTAAAATTAATAGTTTTAACTGGGAAACCCTAGCTAGAACTTGcaattaaaacaattttttgGGTCCAAATTTGAGCACTTGGAACATAAACTAATATCAGACAAGTACAATGAATTCAATGAACTAATTGAATCAACTGTAGACAGCTCACAAGTTAAGATAAAAATACACACGTGAAATGGGTGTTTATAAAACCAtaccaaacttaaaaaataatcaaatggtCTGATTGCATATGACCTAGTACAAGAGCACTGCACATTGTACAACCGGCAAATCTGTGCAACAAATTCTGTAGCAGCAGGAAAATGTGAAAGAAGATACATTCAGTTCAGGTATAcctgactatttttttttgtaatagtgACATGAACTGAACCAATACTCATCCATTACAAGCTGCTAGTAGTTGTCGGATAACTGCATTCAAAATACCAGAAAAATCAGAATTCAAACTAGGTACCATGTAAACCTGCGACAGCAAATCCGCAAGAACTGTCCACTCAATTAGCAACCACGAAATCCACCtattgaagaagaggagaaattTAAGACTGCTAAATATCTATAAAAAGTCCACCTCTTTGACTTCTTACAGTGAATCACAGATTGTATAGTGAATCACAGACTTAAACgtaaccttgcacgaaggctaaactagcatgttagacttctaagaacactaaatagagtacaacggtccactttgatcctttaagaatgctcaattctatccatagacgagcttttcacattttgtgcatttttaaacataagttggtctattggcttattttcaatccaaatccaaattcaaTCACTCTGTGATTGCTGTTGCGTTATTACTTGCATCAGTGCATGTTAATTGAGGCCCGAGCAGCTAAATGGAGACCCAAAAGGACATATCTGAGCAAAAATGGTGTTGCGTCCGAATATGTTATGTATCTGAAAAATACAGACTTTAccaagtgtatatatatgcatagtaACAGTGGctaagaaaataagaaagaaactaaagccaaacaacaaaagaacatAATGTTGGGAAAGAAAGCTATTTAGTGGTCGGATTCTCAGGTATAGCTGAGAAAAAGTTCAGGGATTTCCAACCTAGAACAAGCCTATTGTTAGCCAACCCTTCCACCCTATATCCCTCATTGAACAACCCCAACAAAAGCTTTGTTTGACAATGATTGGCAAAGATTGTGGTTGCTGGCTTGTAGCCAACACTCCACAACCATTCCTGCCAAGAGCATCATTCCACGCCACCGGTCTGGTAAATCTGGTGAGCCGGCTCGAACTTGGTCTTGCAATGGGATTGGGAATCCAGCCTCCAGCGAGTCATAAAAGGCAAGAGTCATGGTGCAATGAGTCCATGAACCGGCTCACAAAACCTCCTCTTCAACTAGAGTAACCAATCTCGGGCTTGAGGTCTTTTCCCCATATAAAAATGAAATGATCAAATCGGGTGCCCGATAGTTAAAATGAGGAAGGTTCAACGTGCAGTTGATCATCAAGGCTTGCCCTCCCACTAACTTCAACGCAGAAGGTCGGAATGTATCATCAGATTCCAACCTGCATTGGTGGAACAATAACGGTTGATCGATTGATGCCAAATGCAATCAAATGGCAACCTGTCTCTTGCACAGTCCCTATCGATCTAGAACTCATTGCACATCTTTGTCCATCAGTGGTGATAAAATCAACAGTGTCAAACATTCTTAAATCTTAATCCTTGTCAAAGCCACTCTGTAATTGGATCTTTTCTATAAAGAAATGTTGGCAACCTCATTAATTTGTCTACACCTACAATAAAAAAAGTGGGGTCACTAGATATATTCACTGGTATATACTTAGTTtgaaatgaaattatttttcaattttcatcatGCCATCAATTTAAATAAGATCTACCTCCTATCACTTAAAAGATATCCAGAAATTTCACCTCCAAATTTCAGTCACTGAAGGTACAAATTAGACAACCTAACAGAGATATAATCTCTATATGATATGACTACAACCTAATACTGATTAAATCAATTATTATACACAGCTCAAAAGTTATTCTAATTCCAGACCATGCATTTGTTAAGAAATCAAAATGAAGGGATGATTCATTACAAGGGTCCTGTATGACTAACCAGAAAATCAGTGCAACTACAGCTTTGTTTTTGTAGCAGTACTGCAAAAAAGTTGAAGAGGACATTCCAGTACCGTACAGCTTTGTTTTTCTCAATGTCTTTGTTTGACTTGCATTGTGCATAAAAATAGTTTAAAGTGTTTCTTTTTGTACTTTTCAGGCTGAATAAGCATTCTTCTCTGACAGAGTTCCATCTCTTTTGGTTTTAATTCAAGTTAAATATATAAACAACCAGTTAGGGAATCGAATATCAAAGATTTGGTTACGCGACCATAAATCTATTTCCAGGCACCAAATCTTAAGAGGGAAAGATTTGTTTAGGACGACAGAGTGCCTAATCAATAACCCAAAGCCTAAACAAGGTTAACTGTGCAATCATACAATCATTGCTTCACATGGAGCAGTAACACATCGACTGCAGCAAGTATAACCGGGGCTTCAATGTTTTGAGATGTTCTACCTTCCCTTAATGGATTTTCTTTACATAATCTTCAAAAGTTCTTTTTACATATgttgtccttttttttaaaaaatctttcTAATTATACAGTCTTTCTGGTGATTTGACAGCTAAATCATTCACCTGACTTGCTGCCTGTGCCCTCTCAAAGAATGTTAAAATTACAGTGACAATGAAAGTAATATTTGGAAGTATGTTTATGTCATATAGGAAATTATAGTCAGACATAGGCCAGAAGCGCTTGACTTAAGCTTTGTAATTTGGCTTCAAGAGCGAAACTTCCTAATTAGTTCTATACCAAAATTATTCCCATTAATATTGAAAATGATGCAGTGTGTAAACAAGAGGGGGCAAAGACAGAGAAAAATAAGTTAAGACATTACCAAGAGTACTTGTATTTTTGCAGCACCATGCTAATAAACTCATCCACAGTTGTCCTTTTGTTTTCACTGACAAAGAATGTTGCTGAAGTACTTGATGGCCATCCAACCCTGGTTGAGCAAATGTACCTGTCCAGTCCTTGTTAGAAACAGATAAGACAACgaaatatttttaaaagaattCTTACATGTATGCTTGAGCAAAGGCCAAAACCACTTAGCAAAAAAAGATAGGGTGCGAAGAGATGATAGAGAAACCTCCCCTCCATTCCTCTTTAATTTGAGGGAACAAGAACATCAgctagaaggaaaaaaaataattgtcgAGATCGAGGTTTAAAATAGAAGCCTCCACTTTTGCTCACTACTCACACCCATCATCCCTTTCAATCTAaagttttacaaaaaatataaacaaaaatgcaattgcaaatttgcaagttaaataggtaaatacatacatatttatacagagtgtgtgtgtatgtgtgtatataagcCACTGATGTCACTGCATCAGATCCATTACTTCCACAAAAATAGCATAGAGAGAAAAATGTCAAGACAAAACAAATCAGAACTGTGACCACTACACTATTGTCTTTTAGAATAGAATCAAACTAATAGTTTATGCTTGGTTTTTAATTTAAGCTTGTCTGTGCCTTCAAGCGTCATCAGAAAGCTTGTCAAGTTCTCAAGACAGCGACTCTTGTTTTAAGAATAAGCAACTTGGAGCGTTAGTGATTAGACTCCAGATGGAGGGTTGTTGATagaattgttttttctttctcttgctTCTGTTTAGTTCAACGTTAAGAAGGTTTTGTAATGGGGAGAAAACTGCCACTACATATGATTTTAATCTTGGTATCCTGCTCGAGTTACAGAAATATTCCTCCTTTTTGCTTCGATTAAGTTACAGTCaccaatatttaatttaatctaCATCACAGAGCAAACGAACTTATTGAAAGAAGATAAGCAATGCAAAAATCTCAACAGTGTAGatcaaagaaaattttgaattcttcTATGGCATACTTTGTGCTTCTTTTTCAAGCCCACACAATTACTAAAAAACTAGCTCTCTCTCTTTGGGTTTCAACTCCTTGGTGGCCCTGAATAAAAAttctattgcattaaaaaaagTACTGATAAAGTAGCTGTCATCTATTAGTTAATTAAGTGGACCTGTACTGAATTTTCTAGCAGAGTGTTTTGGACATTTTTGTAACGAAGCATCCTAATTCCCATTACAGAGGAGACACTAGGCACTAGGTTTTAGCTACGAGCAGTCAGGCCCAGCAACACCATCAGATGAGCAGATAGGGTCTTGCAAGTACATGATGGCTAGAGCTTGTCAAAACCAAGCTCAAAGGGAACTTCTTATTCTTACTAATTGACATACTTAACCTGAGCTGGGTCAGCAGTATCAGGTGCATGTCTAAGACCAAGTCTGCCAGAAAAATAGTAAGCGAGCTCAGGGAcattcatccaaaaaaaaaactaagaatgggaaatgaaaaaaagaaaaggttaaaCATTTACATTTCAGGAACTGTTCATTTGAATCAGAGAATAAAAGTTCCCTTGAATTTCCAGGTGATCAAAGGATTCTCAAAAACACCAGATAAAGTACACTTGGCCAAACACTCTTTTAATAACCATTTTCATATGTTTCACATAAGTTGATATCTCACCAGAAATGCAAGTATACAATAACCTGATATTAAAGAACTGACTACCTGGTTACTTGGATATGATATTATCAGAAAAAAATGAGAACCAAACAAGACCGTGTACATGTTATGTTTATAGTAAGTCGAGGGAGGAATTCGCTTTCTATGTGGTCCTTTCCGTTTTAAGTAATGTAGTTAAGTCCAGTTATCACTCAATTGAATCTGTTTCTAGTCAAGTAGTATTTCTGCTATGATCAACAGAAGGTGACAGTTGATTGAGACTTTCAAATTGAGAAAATTGCAATGGGTTAGAGTTAAGATGATTGATTGAAACAATTGCGTTTAGTAGAGGGTTCGAGTTAACTGAGATGGCCAGAGGGGGGAGCGTTGTTCCCTTTGGtaacccaaaagaaaaaaagaaaatggaggtACCAGACTCATTAAATATCAAGTAGCTAGAGAGAATGTAGGGACATGATGCGATTAAGAATTCCCTAACCTTAAAAAGTACAagtgattttaaaaaataactaagACGTGGTAATTATTGTAGATAGGTTGAAACCAAAAACTAGTTGCTAAAATTGATTTTCCACTCAGGAAGCTACCAACGGAAGGATCCTAACCATTAACAACCTTTTGTAAAGGTTGGACTCTAGCAAATGTTTGCTTCATTtgtaaagaagagaaagaatgaCTAATTATATTCTCTTCCGTTATAACTGGTCTAGAAGCATGAAAAGTGATTTTTGGACTCATGGGTGCCTTGAAGGTGATGAGCAGCTCTTTGGAGGATGAATTAACATCTCTAAGAAACCACATACCATATCCGGTCATTTAACACTTTGACTGCCAATGATACTTCATTTTGGTTCAAGAGAGAGATGGAAAGCCTTGGATGAAGATAGAGCTGAATCTTCCCTCTTGACAATTCCCTCGAGCTCCTCAACATTCTCAGACAGCAATCTAACATTCACATTGGTAGACCGGACCAACTTATTTGCAGTTTCCAGGGCACTGCACAACTGGAACAGCCAAAAACAATGAGCAGTGAGGTCGTTAGCAATCTGATTCATGGTAAATCCTAGGACAATTTTGCACTTGGCACACTACTATTGACCTATTGGATAGCACAAAATTGATGATTAACCTTTAGAGTCAGAGCTCTCCATGAGTGGTCTGTACCAGCAAGTGTCTTGTCCAAGCGATCATATGTTTCCTGAAACATCATAATATAGATTAGTTGCTTACAGTTGTAACAATATGTGTTTCACCAATTTTCCATTTGCCTTAACACCAAGATATGGCTCATGCAATATTTCCTTGGGATCAAGTCTAAACTAATACCAAACACCAAGTAACAACTATTAAAACTTCCTTGGAAAGCTTAAGGCTGAGTGCTAGCTCCATTTCCAGTTATTTCaccaaaatatttatcattcttATACGTTTCTTAGAGCTCACGTGGCATCGTCTCTTAGACCTAATGAAAATTCCTCTCAGTGAACATGTCAGCACTCAGCACAAACGAACTAGGGAAGGTTCCAATGACCATTATAAAAGCAAGTGCAAGCGCATTGGATGAAATTTAGAGGGCAATGCTCCTTCCTTCTCTGGATTTCACATTATAATAGCCATAATAAAGAAGCAAAGACAATAAATTCTGCTAGATGGAGTTCATTATCCCTCAACATGATGTCAACATAATTTAAGGTGATCGACATCCCTAAAATAAATCAGGATTAAAAATCTTCAAGCACACGTTATGCATTCATTCATGTACATATTGAATTTTGCTCAAACTAACGATGACGAATAGTTCGATGATAGAGAAGATTGATTGAAGAGAAATCCAAAAGGAACCTGAAACAACTCATTGAGGTCCTAGAAGGATTGAGAGGGATCTTCGTAATTAGGAATTGGCTACGCTTCGCGGCGATCAGGTGCTGCAACATCATTGAATGGTTCCTCTTCACCAAGATCGCTCAGCAGATCGCCTCTGCACAGCAATGGCCCTCCTCCCCTCCCCACGTTACCGTTGATCTCAAAACGATACCGTTTGATTATTCCTTTATACCGTCTGAACCGCTGATCAAACCATCTTCTAAAACGACGTCGATTTTAAATATTCGTTTATTGAAAACGATGCCGTTTATAACGATTTCTTTGAGTTCCACATTCTCTCTCGCGAGGGCATAGCACTGCGAAGTAGCACTGTAGTCTGCTGCTTCTGGACTCGATTCTCTGATGAGGTGAGAGTATCGAATCATTCATTCATACTGCATTCAATCACTCTTCTATGAATCAATTTCTAGAAAAAAATTATGTGCTTTATGTcatgagtcccacatcggttaagtgtGGGGAGGGTGAGTGCTTtataagattgggcaaacctatcactagtaagccggttttctagtgcatagttaggcccatgacaaatggtatcggagccaaacCACACTTAACCGGCCCTTTGGGCCAGGCCCAGGGACCCTGGAAGGGCCATGGAAAGGGCTACCTGTTGACCCCGTACACTGTTGAGTGTGTACCCTGTTGAGGGTGCTAGCCGGGTGAAAGCCTCAGACAGAGTGCAGgccgccatggtgctcgaccaacgtgggcgttggtcttgaaggggtggggtttgtcatgagtcccacatcggttaagtgtGGGGAGGGTGAGTGCTTtataagattgggcaaacctatcactagtaagccggttttctagtgcatagttaggcccatgacactttatgtttattttcgtttttgttcggtttttgaTGGTTCTAGGGTTTAGAGATTACACAATAATCTCTTTTTGCACATTAACATCTGCGGCTCTATGGTTTTGTAGGTGGATCTGTTAAACTGAGAAGGGTAGTGAAAAAGAGTCGAATTTTAAGAGCTGGAGTATACCTGTAAGCAGAATTGGTTGTCAGAGGTTGAGAGAAATGGTAGGCCAAGAGGAAGTAAAGCATCTTGAGGATTGCACGGTATCCAAGTCAGTTCTCTTGCATCCATTCTCCTTAGTTTTTCATTACATGTTTGGAATTTGAAGATGTTTTTTTGGATTTGAACAATGCTGTTATGAAAATTGAACTGATGGGGAGATCATATGTTAGATGTGTCATTGTGATTTCTGAATTTAGGCAGTGAAAAGAAAGCAATTGCGCATAAACTTGTGGGGATTGACTCTGTCTGGATATTCTTTGATGCTATGAGACAtttttgcatgtatatatgcttGTGTTTGATAGAAGCACAGAACAGCAATCTGACCTTAAATGTGTGATTTCAGTTCCAGCAAAATAGTCGGTTGAAGTTAAGAGAAGAGGATCAAAAATTGTTTGATGTCTTCAATATCTCTGTGACACTTTTCTAGCAAGTTAGTTGTTTGATCATAAAGTGCTCACTGAGTTCGGTATGAGCGAATTGCATGTAGAGATCCGTAGGGGCTTATAGTTTAATTGGTTGAAACGTACCGCTCATAACGGTTATATTGTAGGTTCGAGCCCTACTAAGCCTACCAccccttctcttccttcacCCGAAACCTTCATAATTATACTCTCTAAGAGTGGTTCCAATTATAGAAGATGTGGTATGCAAAGTGTTAAATAACTAGATGCCTACATCGGTCATATAATATCAGCTCTTTCATCTCCAGTTGgagttttttttggtaaccgagaattTCTCAGCCCAACATGCCCACTCGGACAGCTGGGCCAACTCTAAGTTGGACCGCCAACCTAGCCCGCTCCACCAGCGACAAGTAAGATCGGGCCAAAATATGTGCAGAAAAATAACGTCGAAACTGCTAGGCGtgagagttgaatttgcgaccTCCTGCATTTACAAGGAGTTAACCACAATCAACTTCACAATCCCAACCAAAACTTCTTTGTTTCTAGTTGGAGTTATTTTCATTTAGAACCAATCTATGACACGTGAGATGGGAAAAATGTGTGTGCTTGCAGCTGcaaatttagtgttttttacATGTTCTTTTGAAATTATGTTTCA
It encodes:
- the LOC120010559 gene encoding uncharacterized protein LOC120010559; amino-acid sequence: MELALSLKLSKEVLIVVTWCLETYDRLDKTLAGTDHSWRALTLKLCSALETANKLVRSTNVNVRLLSENVEELEGIVKREDSALSSSKAFHLSLEPK